Part of the Lentisphaerota bacterium genome is shown below.
CCTACATCATGGGCGCGGGACTGGGCGAGTCGGTGGCGTTGATCACCGACGGTCGCTTCTCCGGTGGCACCCGCGGCGCCTGCATCGGTCATGTCTCCCCGGAGGCGGCCGAGGGCGGGTTGATCGGGCTGCTTGCGACCGGCGACCGCATTCGCATCGATCTGCCCGGTCACACGCTCGAGGCGCTCATCCCCCCCGCCGAGATCGCCCGCCGCCGCGCCGCCGCGCCAGCCTGGAAGCCGCGTGCCAGCACCGGGTGGCTGCGCCGTTACGCCCTGATGGTCGGCAACGCCTCCTCGGGCGCCTCGTTGAACTGATGCGCATCGCCATTCAGACCTTTGGCTGCCGCCTGAACCAGGCGGAGGCTGATGCGTTTGCGTCGGAATTCGCCGCGCAGGGGTGGACGGTGGTCACGGACGATCAGGACGCCGATGTCGTGGTAATCCACTCCTGCGCCGTCACCTGCACCGCCGAGCAGAAGGGCCTCCGCCTCTGCCGCAGGCTCGCAGGCCGCGCGCCGCAGCCGTTCGTGGTTCTCTCTGGCTGCGTCCCTGAAGCATCGACCCCCGCTGCGCTCGCCGCCGCTGGCGTCGCGCTGATCATCCCGCGGGACGCTCGGGATGCGCTGGTCGCGCGCGTGATGCGCGGCGCTCTCGCCAAACTCGGGCCAATCGATTCCCCGTCCCCCGCCCCGCCGGCCAGGCCGCGTCACAGGCGCCCTTTTCTCAAGGTTCAGGACGGCTGCGATTTCTGCTGCACGTACTGCATTGTTCCGCGCACCCGCGGCGGACCGGTGAGCCGTCCGTTCGACGCCTGCATCCGCGAGGCCGAGGCCCATGTCGCCGCAGGCGCGCGCGAGATCGTGATCGCCGGTTGCAACACCGCATGCTACGCCGACGCCGGCCGCCGTCTGCCCGACCTGCTGCTCGCCCTGGCCGGGATTCCGGGCCTCGGGCGCATCCGGATCGGATCGATCGAGCCCGGCACGGTCGAGCGGGAACTCGCCGACCTGATGGCCCGAACCCCGGCCCTCTGCCGTCATCTGCATGTGCCCGCGCAGAGCGGCGACGACGCGATCCTCCGTGCCATGGGGCGTCGCGCCACCGCCGCCGACTACCGCGCGGCCGCCGAATACGCGCTGGCCCGCGTCCCCGACCTCGGCCTCGGCACCGACATCATCACCGGCTTTCCCGGCGAGACCGACGCCCGGTTTGAGAACACCCGTCGCCTGGTCGAATCCCTCCCCTTCTCCAACCTCCACGTCTTCCCCTACAGCGAGCGGCCGGGAACTCCCGCCGCGCGCCTGCCCAACCCGATTCCGCCGGGCGTGCGCAAAGCCCGCGCCGCCGCGTTGATTCGCATCGGCGAGGACCAGCGCCGCCGCTTCGCCTGCTCCTTTGTGGGCGCGTCGGTCACCTGCCTGGTCGAGCACTTCGACGCCGACGGGGCCGCCTGCGGCTGGTCGGGTGCCTACCTCCCCTGCCGGGTCGCAGGCGTGGACCGGGCGGCGCTAGGCGAACTTATCACCTTCACCCCGGCTGCGGCGACAGGCGACACGCTCTACGG
Proteins encoded:
- a CDS encoding MiaB/RimO family radical SAM methylthiotransferase — encoded protein: MRIAIQTFGCRLNQAEADAFASEFAAQGWTVVTDDQDADVVVIHSCAVTCTAEQKGLRLCRRLAGRAPQPFVVLSGCVPEASTPAALAAAGVALIIPRDARDALVARVMRGALAKLGPIDSPSPAPPARPRHRRPFLKVQDGCDFCCTYCIVPRTRGGPVSRPFDACIREAEAHVAAGAREIVIAGCNTACYADAGRRLPDLLLALAGIPGLGRIRIGSIEPGTVERELADLMARTPALCRHLHVPAQSGDDAILRAMGRRATAADYRAAAEYALARVPDLGLGTDIITGFPGETDARFENTRRLVESLPFSNLHVFPYSERPGTPAARLPNPIPPGVRKARAAALIRIGEDQRRRFACSFVGASVTCLVEHFDADGAACGWSGAYLPCRVAGVDRAALGELITFTPAAATGDTLYGRHGLP